One Pseudopipra pipra isolate bDixPip1 chromosome 26, bDixPip1.hap1, whole genome shotgun sequence DNA window includes the following coding sequences:
- the GJC1 gene encoding gap junction gamma-1 protein encodes MSWSFLTRLLEEIQNHSTFVGKIWLTVLIVFRIVLIAVGGESIYYDEQSKFVCNTEQPGCENVCYDAFAPLSHVRFWVFQIILVATPSVLYLGYAIHKIARMVEHGEAGRRGRRRSLPIRWKQHRGLEEAEGDHEEDPMMYPEMEVESVRESKEKQSPAKAKHDGRRQIREDGLMRIYVLQLLARALFEVGFLVGQYFLYGFQVSPVFVCSRKPCPHRVDCFISRPTEKTIFLLIMYGVSCMCLLLNVWEMLHLGLGTIRDTLNSKRKELADSGTFNYPFTWNTPSAPPGYNIALKPEQMPCTELSNAKMAYKQNKANIAQEQQYGSTEGNIPTDLEILQREIKVAQDRLDLAIQAYNNQNNPGSSRGKKSKAGSNKSSASSKSGDGKNSVWI; translated from the coding sequence ATGAGTTGGAGCTTTCTGACCCGCCTGTTAGAGGAGATCCAGAACCACTCGACCTTTGTTGGCAAGATCTGGCTGACAGTGCTGATTGTGTTCCGGATTGTCCTGATTGCCGTGGGGGGAGAGTCCATCTACTACGACGAGCAGAGCAAGTTCGTGTGCAACACGGAGCAGCCGGGCTGCGAGAACGTCTGCTACGACGCCTTCGCCCCCCTCTCGCACGTCAGGTTCTGGGTCTTCCAGATCATCCTGGTGGCCACTCCCTCGGTGCTGTACCTGGGCTACGCCATCCACAAGATCGCCCGGATGGTGGAGCACGGCGAGGCCGGGAGGAGGGGCCGCAGGAGGAGCCTGCCCATCCGCTGGAAGCAGCACCGCGGCCTGGAGGAGGCCGAGGGCGACCACGAGGAGGACCCGATGATGTACCCGGAGATGGAGGTGGAGAGTGTCCGGGAGAGCAAGGAGAAGCAGAGCCCCGCCAAGGCCAAGCACGACGGCCGGCGGCAGATCCGGGAGGACGGGCTCATGAGGATTTAcgtgctgcagctcctggccagGGCCCTGTTCGAGGTCGGCTTCCTGGTGGGGCAGTACTTCCTGTACGGCTTCCAGGTGAGCCCCGTGTTCGTGTGCAGCAGGAAGCCCTGCCCGCACAGAGTCGACTGCTTCATCTCCAGGCCCACCGAGAAGACCATCTTCCTGCTGATAATGTACGGGGTGAGCTGCATGTGCCTGCTCCTGAACGTCTGGGAGATGCTGCACTTGGGGTTGGGCACCATCCGGGACACGCTCAACAGCAAGAGGAAGGAGCTGGCGGACTCTGGGACCTTCAACTACCCGTTCACCTGGAACACCCCGTCGGCTCCCCCCGGGTACAACATCGCCCTGAAGCCGGAGCAGATGCCGTGCACGGAGCTGTCCAACGCCAAGATGGCctacaagcagaacaaagccaacATAGCTCAGGAGCAGCAGTACGGCAGCACCGAGGGCAACATCCCCACCGACCTGGAGATCCTGCAGAGGGAAATCAAAGTGGCTCAGGACCGCCTGGACCTCGCCATCCAGgcctacaacaaccaaaacaaccccGGCAGTTCCAGAGGGAAGAAGTCCAAAGCAGGCTCGAACAAAAGCAGTGCCAGTAGCAAGTCAGGAGATGGGAAGAACTCGGTCTGGATTTAA